CACGAGATCTGCCAGCTCGTAGACGAGTTCCTCTTCGGTTTCGTAGGCCTCGTTGAACGCCCAGTTGCCCAGCGTGTAGGGGCCCGTAATCGGGACCTTCACTGGCTTGCTGGCGACGTTGTCAGTGAACTCGAACTCGTCGACGAGCCACGGTTCGTCGTAGCTGACCGGCGACGACACCGAGGGTTTGTCGAAGTAGTTGTGGCCCCAGACCTTGACTGGGCCGTTGAACTCGTAGCCGGGAATACGCTCGGCGAAGAACTCGACCATTTCATTCCTCCTGACCTCGCCGTCGACTACGGTATCCAATCCGCAACGTTCGTGCTCGTGAGTGATGACGCGGGCAGCGTCGTCGTGGGCCTCTTCGAGATCCTCGGCGTCGAATTTTGAATCTTGGTCGTCGACCAGTTCGTCGGCTCGGTTGAGCCACTTGGGCTTCGGATACGAACCGACGACGGTCGTCAGCAGGAAGTTGTCGTGGGGGTGGTCATCCGGGCGGAACTGCTCTCGGTTGTCGGCTGGTCGGCTCATGCTGTTACCTCCTCTTCGGTGTCGGTGTTGTTGGCCGCAGCGGCGATGGCGGCGAGTTTCTCGCGGTGTTTGTTCACTGGCAGGTAGAACGGCTCGGTGTTGGTCGTCAGGTAGAGTCGGTCGAACTCTTGGACCGGAATCTGGTCGTTGAACCAGTCGACGCGCTCTTCGAGCGTCTCGGGCGATTCGACGAGCGTGTTCTGGCCGTCGGCGATGCCGAGGGCGGCGGCGTCCTTGGTGCCGAACTCGGTGATGTTCGAGAGCGTCTGGTCGCGGTCGCCCGCGACGAGATCGAAGCCCAGCGCCTCGACGTCGGCATCCATCAGGTGGGCGTAGGTTTTCTCGTCGAGCGCGCCGAAGTAGGTGTGAACGACAACGTCGGCGTCAGTCTGGCTGGCGACGGTGTCGACGGCCTCTGCGAGCTGATTTTGGGTGTCTTCGTCGGGTGGGTTTTCGACCAGCGACGGCTCAAGGAGGAACAGCGTCTCGTGGTCGGGGAACGCCTCGACCTCTCCGCCGAGGAAGTCGGCGATGGCTTCGAAAAAGTCGCCTTCGTCGCCGTAATGGTCGTCGGTCGCCAGATCCATCAGCGAGTAGGGGCCCGGAAGGGTGGCCTGCAGGGAGTCATCCTCGCCGAGCAGTTCGGCTGCGGCTTCAAGCTCTCCGGCAACATCGCCCGAGAAGGTGAGATCGCCCTCGACGACTGGGTCGCGGTAGAAGTTGTTGTTGTCGTAGTAGCGGACGATCCCGTCGGGGTTGACGTTGTCGTGGGTCGTCAGCGGGTGGGCGAGCATGTCGTCCCAGCGGAGTTGGCCCTCGACGATTCGATCAAGCCCGGTCGACTGCTGTTGGCCAATGACCTCTCCTCGATACTCCTCGTAGGCCGATGCGATCTGGGCGCTTTCGGCGCCGGAGATCAGATCGTGTTTCTGGTGGCCCTTCAGGTCCGAGAGCTGCTGTTTCGCTTGATCGGGAAGCGGGAACAGCCCCGGTGTCGTGGCAACGCGCTCTGTCATACACACGGATTAGTGATGACGTCGCTTAATATTTACTAATGTATTCTATGCGCTGTAGTTATTTTGCGGTGAGTTTGAGAATGGACAACGTCTCGAAGGGGTAGGATTCTTGGCGGATATCGTCGACCGAAAACCCGGCTTCCTCGGCCAGCTCAACCACGATATCGTACCCCGTGAGACTACTCACGAGCAGGTAAACCTCGCCGCCGGGTGCCAGTACGCGGCTCACATCTTTTAAAAAGGGGACGATGAGCCGTCGACCGTCTTCGCCGCCCGAAAGGGCGTGTTCCATCCAGTCGTCCCACTTGTTGTCGGGATCGGTCGGCAGGTAGGGCGGATTGAACAGCACGGCATCGAACACGCCATCCGCGAAAGGCGCGACGAGGTTGGCCTGAATTGCCTCGATGCCCCGATTTTGAGCCTGTCGACAGGCATAGGGGTTCAGATCGCTGCCGATTACTCTGGCTCCGGTTTCGGCGTCGACCTGCTCGGCGACCCACCCCGAGCCGGTGCCGACCTCCAATACGAGCTCCGGCTCCGACAGCGACTCGATGGCGGCCTCGGCCAGCAGTCCCGAATCCTCGGCTGGCTGGTAGACGTCGGGGTCGACGCCGCGACGCTCGGCCAGTGCGGACTTCGAGTCCTCGCGCTGCGAGTCAGTCATTGTTTCCCCTCTCGCGTGGCTCGGCCTGACCCTTTCGAGTCGACTGTCCGTCGCCGGAAACTGACTCGCCGTCGGTGGCAGTCGACTCGCCGTCGGGAGAAGCTGGCGTCGACTCCTCACCGTCGACCTCTCTCGGTTCGGTCGACTGCTCGCCGTCAGCCAGCCGGAACCCGCCCGTCTCGGCGCGACCCGAGAGTTCCCGCTGTGGGTACGGAATCTTGATCCCGTTGTCGGCGAACGCCTCCTTGATCGCAGCGATCATCTGGGTTCTGGCCCGCCAGCGCCGCCGCTCGCTCGGGTTGTCTATCCAGCCGCGAATTCCAAGCAGTATCGAGGAGTCACTGAACTCCTTGGAGACGGCCTGTGGACTCGGCCCGTTCAGCACGCGGTCGAGCTCCGAGATCGCCTCGACCGCGATCTCGCCCGCGCGGTCGGGATCAGTTCGGTAGTCGACGCCGACTTCAACCTCGATGCGGAGTCGACCGCGGCGCGTGCGGTTGATGACGGGATTGCCACTAACCAGATCGTTTGGGATGACGATGTATTCGCCGTCGACTGACTGGATTCGCGTGTTGACGATTGTGATCTCGCTGACGATCCCTTCGTCCTCGCCGATTTCGACCCAGTCGCCGACCTCGAACGGTTTGGAAAACATGAGGACGAAGCCCGCAAGCACCGCGCCGAGGGTTTGGCGGGCGGCCATCCCGACGACGATGCCGAGAAACCCAGCCCCGACCAGTAGGCTGCCGATATTGTCGGTAAACAGCCCGACGACGACCAACAGCGCGAATGTGTAGATCGTCACCTGCGAAATTCGGTGGAGGATCTCCCGTTCGTGTTCGCTGATCGCGGTCTGTTCTTTGGCGAGATCCTTGATCACGTGGCCGAGGAAATCCGACAGCGCATAGCTCACACCGATGATCACAACCGACAGCACGATGTTGGCGACTTGGGTCCCGAGATCCAGCCCGGCATACGCGTTGTACAGCACGCCAGTGAGTCCCCAGACTGCCACAAGCCCA
This sequence is a window from Halohasta litchfieldiae. Protein-coding genes within it:
- a CDS encoding mechanosensitive ion channel family protein, with protein sequence MATELLAGIVGVVDVVGSNAGKILITVAVLGGLGVLKQFVNRWRRDREVSSRLALAVSAVLAVLLASGLFGLVAVWGLTGVLYNAYAGLDLGTQVANIVLSVVIIGVSYALSDFLGHVIKDLAKEQTAISEHEREILHRISQVTIYTFALLVVVGLFTDNIGSLLVGAGFLGIVVGMAARQTLGAVLAGFVLMFSKPFEVGDWVEIGEDEGIVSEITIVNTRIQSVDGEYIVIPNDLVSGNPVINRTRRGRLRIEVEVGVDYRTDPDRAGEIAVEAISELDRVLNGPSPQAVSKEFSDSSILLGIRGWIDNPSERRRWRARTQMIAAIKEAFADNGIKIPYPQRELSGRAETGGFRLADGEQSTEPREVDGEESTPASPDGESTATDGESVSGDGQSTRKGQAEPRERGNND
- a CDS encoding 5-methyltetrahydropteroyltriglutamate--homocysteine methyltransferase codes for the protein MTERVATTPGLFPLPDQAKQQLSDLKGHQKHDLISGAESAQIASAYEEYRGEVIGQQQSTGLDRIVEGQLRWDDMLAHPLTTHDNVNPDGIVRYYDNNNFYRDPVVEGDLTFSGDVAGELEAAAELLGEDDSLQATLPGPYSLMDLATDDHYGDEGDFFEAIADFLGGEVEAFPDHETLFLLEPSLVENPPDEDTQNQLAEAVDTVASQTDADVVVHTYFGALDEKTYAHLMDADVEALGFDLVAGDRDQTLSNITEFGTKDAAALGIADGQNTLVESPETLEERVDWFNDQIPVQEFDRLYLTTNTEPFYLPVNKHREKLAAIAAAANNTDTEEEVTA
- a CDS encoding HemK2/MTQ2 family protein methyltransferase produces the protein MTDSQREDSKSALAERRGVDPDVYQPAEDSGLLAEAAIESLSEPELVLEVGTGSGWVAEQVDAETGARVIGSDLNPYACRQAQNRGIEAIQANLVAPFADGVFDAVLFNPPYLPTDPDNKWDDWMEHALSGGEDGRRLIVPFLKDVSRVLAPGGEVYLLVSSLTGYDIVVELAEEAGFSVDDIRQESYPFETLSILKLTAK